In a single window of the Bradyrhizobium erythrophlei genome:
- a CDS encoding helix-turn-helix domain-containing protein, whose translation MVTMTAAIPGFHFDTNDFPESQRFEIWRSGITTHQVTRTEPPGAPFNAVVDAWTLGDMVMTHSDIGAAKMVRTKEMAQQDGRDWILVLLLKSGTMSFAVDDGAKKQTIRQGEVAVFDTIRDFASDGSAMDSVTCAISRRAFAQITSPLHHGLIVEGAWGRLLADYLLSFLRQLPEMDAGDASSLTGAFVGVLAAALRAAQPTGDAPVSKTIATARHRVESHIDQNLTSGQLTSEQICEKLALSPSSLYRAFAHAGGITAYIRKRRLEVIHALLNTTTDGLSIGAIARQYGFVSAAHFSRAFRKQFGFSPRAARLGSVLVRPPARDADEAAVFRHWEEQLR comes from the coding sequence ATGGTCACCATGACGGCTGCGATTCCCGGTTTTCACTTTGACACGAACGATTTTCCGGAAAGCCAGCGTTTTGAGATTTGGCGCTCAGGAATCACGACGCATCAGGTTACGCGCACCGAACCTCCCGGCGCCCCGTTCAATGCGGTGGTGGACGCCTGGACTCTCGGGGATATGGTGATGACCCATTCCGACATCGGTGCCGCCAAGATGGTGCGGACGAAAGAGATGGCGCAGCAGGATGGCCGCGACTGGATCCTGGTTCTTCTCCTGAAATCCGGCACCATGAGCTTTGCGGTAGACGATGGGGCGAAGAAACAAACGATTCGGCAAGGCGAAGTGGCTGTCTTTGACACCATCCGCGACTTTGCATCAGATGGCTCTGCGATGGACAGCGTCACCTGCGCAATTTCCAGGCGAGCTTTTGCGCAAATAACATCCCCGCTTCACCATGGTCTGATCGTTGAGGGGGCGTGGGGGCGTCTTTTGGCCGACTACTTGCTCTCGTTTCTGCGGCAGCTGCCGGAAATGGATGCCGGCGACGCATCAAGCCTCACCGGGGCCTTTGTCGGAGTGCTCGCGGCGGCACTTCGGGCCGCGCAGCCAACCGGCGATGCACCAGTCAGCAAGACGATCGCGACCGCCCGCCATCGCGTGGAATCGCACATCGACCAGAATCTGACCTCCGGCCAACTCACTTCCGAACAGATCTGCGAAAAGCTCGCCCTTTCCCCATCAAGCTTGTATCGGGCGTTCGCCCACGCCGGAGGGATCACAGCCTATATTCGCAAAAGGCGGCTCGAGGTCATTCATGCCTTGCTGAACACAACGACCGATGGCCTTTCGATTGGCGCGATCGCGCGTCAGTACGGCTTTGTCAGTGCCGCGCATTTCAGCAGGGCGTTTCGAAAACAGTTCGGCTTCAGTCCTCGCGCCGCGCGCCTCGGATCAGTCCTTGTCCGGCCGCCCGCAAGGGATGCCGATGAGGCCGCAGTGTTTCGTCATTGGGAAGAACAGCTGCGTTGA
- a CDS encoding class I SAM-dependent methyltransferase → MSAALSNSEAERLRAFERQGHDALATSYHAFFAAVTALATSPLLDAVHLRPGIGLLDVATGPGALAAEAANRGARPVGIDLSPQMIELARRLHPAIDFREADVERLPFADDTFDAVVCAFGLGHFPRPEVAVAECVRTLLPGGRVAFSWWDDPSRQRIQGIFRDAIAEIGVSMPPDVPQGHDVYRFSNTGEFLRLLKGAGLTEVTVIEHATIYSVSDTDTLWRGGLGSLVLTGAAIRQQDKPTQDLIRSAFERRASIYRSPDGLRLPVAFKIGSGRQPT, encoded by the coding sequence ATGTCTGCAGCACTGTCTAACAGCGAGGCGGAGCGACTGCGCGCCTTCGAACGCCAGGGCCATGATGCTTTAGCAACGAGCTATCACGCATTTTTTGCAGCGGTGACGGCCCTTGCCACTAGCCCACTCCTGGACGCGGTGCATCTGCGCCCAGGTATAGGTTTGCTGGACGTCGCGACCGGGCCGGGCGCTCTTGCAGCCGAAGCCGCAAATCGGGGGGCGCGTCCGGTCGGCATCGACTTGTCGCCGCAGATGATAGAACTGGCGCGGCGACTGCACCCCGCCATCGATTTTCGTGAAGCTGACGTAGAACGTCTCCCATTTGCTGATGATACGTTCGATGCAGTTGTCTGCGCTTTCGGCCTCGGGCATTTTCCCCGGCCAGAAGTTGCTGTCGCAGAGTGTGTTCGGACCTTGTTACCCGGGGGACGCGTTGCATTTTCTTGGTGGGATGATCCGTCGCGCCAGCGAATCCAAGGTATTTTCCGGGATGCTATTGCCGAGATTGGCGTATCGATGCCGCCGGACGTGCCACAGGGCCACGATGTGTACCGTTTCTCCAACACAGGAGAGTTCCTCCGGCTGCTAAAGGGGGCCGGACTCACCGAAGTAACAGTCATTGAGCACGCCACGATCTATTCCGTCTCCGACACGGACACTCTTTGGCGAGGTGGCTTGGGTAGCCTCGTTTTGACCGGCGCTGCGATCCGGCAGCAAGATAAGCCAACTCAGGACCTGATCCGATCCGCGTTCGAGCGTCGCGCCAGCATCTACAGATCACCCGATGGGCTGAGATTGCCGGTCGCATTCAAAATAGGCTCTGGCCGACAGCCGACTTGA
- a CDS encoding ABC transporter substrate-binding protein: protein MASFIGRRRFLATLGGSAVAWPLAARAQQPERMRRVGVLIAPLESDPDAQRRMSALRDGLEKLGWNDGRNVRIDVRWGGGDAERLGAYAVELVGPNPDVIVAAATPALERLKQATQTIPIVFVQVSDPVGGGFVASLARPGGNITGFALYEYSIVAKWLELLKQLAPSINRGQSGPSGCARRGPSLTQSGPRGCRAIQVGCRPEPILNATGNLSPSGDL from the coding sequence ATGGCAAGCTTCATCGGACGGCGAAGATTTTTAGCTACACTTGGCGGCTCGGCGGTCGCCTGGCCGCTCGCCGCGCGCGCGCAGCAGCCCGAGCGGATGCGGCGGGTCGGCGTGCTGATAGCGCCATTGGAGAGCGATCCCGACGCGCAGCGCAGGATGTCGGCCCTGCGAGACGGCCTTGAGAAGCTCGGATGGAATGATGGCCGCAATGTAAGGATCGATGTTCGCTGGGGCGGCGGCGATGCCGAGCGCCTGGGCGCCTATGCGGTGGAGCTCGTCGGCCCGAATCCAGATGTTATCGTCGCCGCGGCCACGCCCGCCTTGGAGCGGCTGAAACAGGCAACTCAAACGATACCGATTGTGTTCGTTCAGGTCAGCGATCCGGTCGGCGGTGGATTCGTCGCAAGTTTGGCGCGACCCGGTGGCAACATCACCGGCTTCGCGCTTTATGAGTATTCGATCGTCGCGAAATGGCTGGAATTGCTCAAGCAGCTTGCGCCGTCGATAAATCGTGGGCAGAGCGGACCTAGCGGTTGCGCGCGCAGAGGTCCGAGTTTGACCCAGTCCGGACCTCGAGGTTGTCGCGCCATTCAAGTCGGCTGTCGGCCAGAGCCTATTTTGAATGCGACCGGCAATCTCAGCCCATCGGGTGATCTGTAG
- a CDS encoding potassium channel family protein, which produces MNRPAPKTLRRRFFVALGHAIHVTWPVLSAILAIQLALGLLTGFVEGWSLGDAVYFTFITGLTIGYGDLVPRQALTRALAIGIGFFGLFVTGLIAAIAVYAMHSALTDDGGGNE; this is translated from the coding sequence ATGAACCGGCCGGCACCGAAAACGCTGCGGCGGCGCTTTTTCGTGGCGCTCGGCCATGCCATTCACGTCACGTGGCCGGTGTTGTCGGCAATTCTAGCAATTCAGCTTGCCCTGGGCTTGCTGACTGGTTTTGTTGAGGGCTGGTCTCTCGGGGATGCGGTCTATTTCACTTTCATTACCGGCCTCACGATTGGTTACGGTGATCTCGTCCCGAGGCAGGCGTTGACGCGCGCACTTGCGATCGGAATTGGCTTTTTCGGGCTCTTTGTTACGGGTCTCATAGCGGCAATTGCCGTCTACGCCATGCACTCAGCGCTCACTGATGACGGGGGTGGCAATGAGTGA
- a CDS encoding Crp/Fnr family transcriptional regulator: MDYSAESRASVEGRIFPVMEHTTRIGNRLLAALPPADFDLLAPHLRKASLERDAVLVRSGDQIEQIYFPRSGTISFMLDMPNGQTVATAVIGNEGAVGILPALGPFPSPMTAVVCVAGTSLQISPARFFSALSRSAAIRQTVQTHTRAILAQFQHVAACNALHSVEARMARWLLHIHDRVDGDFLPLTQEVLSELLGVRRTTVTHVVRKLRMSRAIRSNQRGVIEIDRPRLEAAACECYEVMRRRIDLLSGVDRK, encoded by the coding sequence ATGGACTATTCTGCAGAGAGCCGCGCGTCCGTCGAGGGAAGGATCTTCCCCGTTATGGAGCACACTACCAGGATAGGTAATCGACTGTTAGCTGCGTTGCCGCCAGCGGATTTTGATTTGCTCGCGCCTCACCTCCGGAAAGCATCGCTTGAACGCGACGCAGTGCTCGTACGATCGGGAGACCAAATTGAACAGATCTATTTCCCCCGCAGCGGGACGATCTCGTTCATGCTGGACATGCCGAACGGACAAACGGTTGCAACGGCGGTCATCGGGAATGAGGGAGCCGTGGGCATCCTGCCAGCGCTCGGACCCTTCCCCTCTCCGATGACGGCGGTCGTATGCGTCGCCGGCACCTCATTGCAAATCTCTCCAGCACGATTTTTTTCGGCCCTCAGCCGCAGTGCCGCCATCAGACAGACGGTCCAGACCCACACCAGGGCGATTTTGGCGCAATTCCAGCATGTGGCGGCCTGCAATGCGCTGCACTCCGTCGAGGCCCGCATGGCCCGGTGGTTGCTCCACATCCACGATCGAGTTGACGGCGACTTCCTGCCACTGACGCAAGAGGTGCTTTCGGAGTTGCTTGGCGTACGACGAACGACGGTGACGCACGTTGTGCGCAAGCTCCGGATGTCGCGTGCTATCCGATCTAATCAGCGGGGCGTGATCGAGATAGACAGACCGCGGCTCGAAGCAGCGGCATGCGAGTGCTATGAGGTCATGCGCCGCAGAATCGACCTGCTTTCCGGGGTAGACCGGAAGTGA
- a CDS encoding RidA family protein translates to MEREIIRVEPFSTNFEKWGAPVSVCTRAGNMVFMSGMPPFDPDTGELLQHAPFERQAERILEQMKTALEAAGSDLDHVLKCNVLCISAERFKTFNEIYKRYFPKNPPARIFFCVPEWTGPFDIEIDCVAVTKS, encoded by the coding sequence ATGGAACGAGAGATCATCCGCGTCGAACCGTTCAGCACCAATTTTGAGAAATGGGGCGCTCCCGTCTCGGTCTGCACCCGAGCTGGGAACATGGTGTTCATGTCCGGCATGCCGCCCTTCGACCCGGACACCGGCGAACTCCTGCAGCATGCCCCGTTCGAGCGCCAGGCCGAGCGCATCCTCGAACAAATGAAGACAGCGCTGGAGGCGGCGGGGTCGGACCTCGATCACGTGCTGAAGTGCAACGTGCTCTGCATATCCGCCGAGCGCTTCAAGACCTTCAACGAGATCTACAAACGCTACTTCCCCAAGAACCCGCCTGCCCGAATCTTCTTCTGCGTCCCGGAGTGGACCGGTCCGTTCGATATCGAGATCGACTGCGTGGCCGTCACGAAGAGCTGA
- a CDS encoding 2-hydroxyacid dehydrogenase has protein sequence MRIAVFGAKNYERRLLDELNPRHKHEIVYFEPLLGPDTAVLAAGSPAVAVFVNDQVDADVIKQLAAGGTKLVTTRSTGYNQIDLAAAKKSGIKVTRVTNYSPNSVAEHAVALLLALNRKIPRAYNRTRDGNFELDGLMGFDLVNRTVAVLGTGKIGTIFGRIMNGFGCKVLGYDAHRSPEFEKIGRYAGVEEIQADADVISLHVPLTSQTKHVVNARTIAKVKKGALLINTSRGGLVDTEAAIEGLKSGQLGGMAIDVYENEASLFFQDLSGSIIEDDVIQRLVSFPNVILTAHQAFFTREALEEIMNTTLANVSDFAAGLPLKNEVKEP, from the coding sequence ATGCGGATCGCAGTCTTTGGAGCAAAGAATTACGAACGCAGATTGCTCGATGAGCTTAATCCTCGTCATAAGCATGAGATCGTCTATTTTGAGCCGCTGCTTGGTCCCGACACAGCAGTATTGGCAGCAGGATCTCCGGCGGTCGCCGTCTTCGTGAATGACCAAGTCGATGCCGACGTCATCAAGCAGCTCGCTGCTGGTGGCACCAAGCTAGTGACGACCCGCTCGACCGGCTACAATCAGATAGACCTCGCGGCCGCAAAGAAGAGTGGCATCAAGGTTACGCGAGTTACCAATTATTCTCCCAATTCGGTGGCCGAGCATGCGGTGGCGCTCCTTCTCGCGCTCAACCGCAAAATTCCCCGGGCCTATAACCGGACGCGCGACGGCAATTTCGAGCTCGACGGCCTCATGGGTTTCGACCTCGTCAACCGGACAGTGGCTGTGCTTGGAACTGGGAAGATCGGCACCATCTTTGGTCGGATCATGAATGGGTTCGGTTGCAAGGTGCTGGGCTATGATGCCCACCGCTCGCCTGAATTCGAGAAGATTGGCCGCTATGCCGGGGTGGAGGAAATTCAGGCGGATGCGGACGTCATCTCCCTCCATGTTCCGCTCACTTCGCAAACTAAGCATGTCGTCAATGCCAGGACGATAGCCAAGGTGAAGAAAGGCGCACTCCTGATCAACACAAGTCGCGGCGGTCTGGTCGATACCGAAGCGGCGATTGAGGGACTCAAATCCGGTCAGCTCGGCGGGATGGCGATCGACGTTTACGAAAACGAAGCCAGTCTTTTCTTCCAGGATTTGTCGGGCTCCATCATCGAGGATGATGTGATCCAGCGCCTCGTTTCCTTCCCGAACGTAATCCTCACGGCCCATCAGGCCTTCTTTACGCGCGAAGCGCTGGAAGAGATCATGAACACGACGCTTGCCAACGTCTCGGATTTTGCCGCTGGCCTGCCGCTCAAGAACGAAGTCAAGGAGCCGTGA
- a CDS encoding catalase family peroxidase — protein MNPSWFGAGPASTGPVSRAGVLVRLGAIGAVMLSVAGAFAYTGGWLSPARLTQDRMMAAFQDVDGIHAGFRRNHAKGMCVTGWFESSGQAAALSKAAVFRPGRVPVVGRFALAGGMPFQTDAPATVRSMALRFLLPGGEEWRTGMNNIPVFPVNSARGFYEQLLASSPDPATGKPDPEKMKAFFAAHPEAEQALALIKKRQITSGFANSTFNGLNAFRFVDAAGAPTSVRWSMVPVQPSAAESAERSAAEDKNYLFDALIARIAQHPQQWRLMVTIGEADDPTNDATLPWPANRRQIDAGMVTIDHASSEDGGRCTAVNYDPLVLPSGIEPSDDPLLSARSAAYARSFTLRAGEEGEKPPSAVTPQEVEAGGNS, from the coding sequence ATGAATCCATCCTGGTTTGGAGCGGGTCCGGCAAGTACGGGTCCGGTAAGTCGTGCGGGAGTGCTCGTCCGACTGGGCGCGATCGGTGCGGTGATGCTGAGCGTGGCCGGGGCGTTCGCCTACACGGGCGGCTGGCTCTCGCCAGCACGACTGACCCAGGACCGGATGATGGCGGCTTTCCAGGATGTCGACGGCATTCACGCCGGCTTCCGCCGCAACCATGCCAAGGGAATGTGCGTCACCGGCTGGTTCGAAAGCAGCGGGCAGGCAGCGGCACTGTCGAAAGCCGCTGTCTTCAGGCCCGGCCGCGTCCCGGTGGTCGGACGCTTCGCGCTCGCCGGCGGCATGCCCTTTCAGACGGATGCGCCTGCGACGGTGCGCAGCATGGCGCTGCGCTTCCTGCTACCCGGCGGCGAGGAGTGGCGCACCGGCATGAACAACATCCCGGTTTTCCCCGTGAACTCGGCGCGTGGCTTTTACGAACAATTGCTTGCCTCCAGCCCCGATCCAGCCACCGGAAAGCCCGACCCGGAGAAAATGAAGGCGTTTTTCGCCGCCCATCCGGAGGCGGAACAGGCGCTGGCGCTCATCAAGAAACGCCAGATCACCTCCGGTTTTGCAAACTCCACCTTCAACGGCCTCAACGCCTTCCGCTTCGTCGACGCCGCCGGCGCCCCCACTTCCGTTCGTTGGTCCATGGTGCCGGTGCAACCCTCCGCGGCTGAAAGCGCCGAGCGGTCAGCGGCAGAGGACAAGAACTACCTGTTCGATGCCCTGATCGCCCGGATCGCGCAGCATCCACAGCAATGGCGGCTGATGGTGACGATCGGCGAGGCCGATGACCCGACCAACGATGCGACGCTGCCTTGGCCCGCCAACCGCCGGCAGATCGACGCCGGCATGGTAACAATCGATCATGCATCGAGCGAGGACGGTGGGCGCTGCACCGCCGTCAACTACGATCCTCTGGTGCTGCCGTCCGGCATCGAGCCATCCGACGACCCGTTGCTGAGCGCCCGCTCGGCGGCCTACGCGCGCTCCTTCACGCTGCGTGCCGGAGAGGAGGGTGAGAAGCCGCCCAGCGCGGTCACACCGCAGGAAGTGGAAGCTGGAGGCAACTCATGA
- a CDS encoding cytochrome b → MTTQARFPAASRLLHWLMAPMIVAMLFIGVGMAATVSTRYELLVSIHRPLGITIFVLCVIRIVNRFINPPPALPDTLPSLQRFAAKASYIVLYALMFIMPLVGWGMLSAARYPIVLYGPLRLPPILPHDLTLYAWLRVLHTDLAYLFFAAFLVHFGAALFHGLIRRDGVLESMASWR, encoded by the coding sequence ATGACCACCCAGGCACGCTTCCCGGCTGCGTCCCGGCTTCTGCACTGGCTGATGGCGCCCATGATTGTGGCGATGCTGTTCATCGGCGTGGGCATGGCGGCTACGGTCTCCACGCGCTACGAACTGCTGGTCTCGATCCACCGGCCGCTCGGAATAACCATCTTTGTGTTGTGTGTGATTCGTATCGTGAACCGGTTCATCAATCCGCCGCCGGCGTTGCCTGATACGCTTCCATCGCTGCAGCGCTTCGCCGCCAAGGCATCGTACATCGTACTGTATGCGCTCATGTTCATCATGCCGCTGGTCGGCTGGGGCATGCTGTCGGCGGCGCGCTATCCGATCGTGCTCTATGGGCCGCTGCGGTTGCCACCGATCCTGCCGCATGATTTGACGCTCTATGCGTGGCTCCGCGTCCTCCATACCGATCTCGCCTACCTGTTCTTCGCGGCCTTCCTCGTGCACTTCGGTGCAGCGCTTTTCCACGGCCTGATCCGGCGCGATGGCGTGCTCGAGAGCATGGCGTCGTGGCGGTAA
- a CDS encoding ribose-phosphate pyrophosphokinase: MSAKNGSIKLVAGNSNPALAQEISDWLHVPLTKAVVRRFADMEIFVEIQENVRGSDAFIIQSTSFPANDHLMELLIITDALRRSSARRITAVIPYFGYARQDRKSGSRTPISAKLVANLITRAGVDRVMTLDLHALQIQGFFDIPTDNLFASPVMVRDIKERFDLTNVLVVSPDVGGVVRARGLAKRINTPLAIIDKRRERAGESEVMNVIGDCAGYTCILVDDIVDSGGTLVNAADALLANGAKDVYAYISHGVLSGGAAARITGSRLKELVITDSIQPTEAVRSAPNIRTLSIAALIGEAIGRTASEESVSSLFD, from the coding sequence ATGTCGGCCAAGAACGGCTCCATCAAGCTGGTCGCCGGCAATTCCAACCCGGCCTTGGCGCAGGAAATCTCCGACTGGCTGCATGTGCCGCTGACCAAGGCCGTGGTCCGGCGTTTCGCCGACATGGAGATCTTCGTCGAAATCCAGGAAAACGTCCGCGGCTCCGACGCCTTCATCATCCAGTCGACGTCGTTTCCGGCCAACGACCATCTGATGGAACTCCTGATCATCACCGATGCGCTGCGCCGGTCGTCGGCGCGCCGCATCACGGCGGTGATCCCCTATTTCGGCTATGCCAGGCAGGATCGCAAATCCGGCTCCCGGACGCCGATTTCGGCCAAGCTGGTGGCGAACCTGATCACCCGGGCCGGCGTCGACCGCGTGATGACGCTCGACCTGCATGCCCTCCAGATCCAGGGCTTCTTCGACATCCCGACCGATAATCTCTTCGCCTCGCCGGTGATGGTGCGCGACATCAAGGAGCGCTTCGACCTCACCAATGTCTTGGTGGTGTCGCCTGACGTCGGCGGCGTGGTGCGCGCGCGCGGCCTTGCCAAGCGCATCAACACTCCGCTCGCCATCATCGACAAGCGCCGCGAACGCGCCGGCGAATCCGAAGTCATGAACGTGATCGGCGATTGCGCCGGCTATACCTGCATCCTGGTCGACGATATCGTCGATTCCGGCGGCACCCTGGTGAACGCCGCCGACGCGCTGCTCGCCAACGGCGCCAAGGACGTCTACGCCTATATCAGCCACGGCGTGCTGTCCGGCGGCGCCGCCGCCCGCATCACCGGCTCGCGGCTGAAGGAGCTTGTCATCACCGACTCGATCCAGCCGACCGAAGCGGTCCGCAGCGCGCCCAATATCCGCACACTGTCGATCGCCGCGCTGATCGGGGAAGCCATCGGCCGCACCGCGTCGGAAGAGTCGGTATCGAGCCTGTTCGATTAG
- the pgeF gene encoding peptidoglycan editing factor PgeF: MRLGSPLLSAIPGLRHAFFTREGGVSGGVYESLNGGIGSNDDPADVRENRRRMAGQMGVMPEHFLSVHQTHSPDVVVATGPWQGASRPRADAIVTRTEGLAIGVTTADCGPILLADPNARVIGAAHAGWKGALTGIVESTVEAMEKLGAGRGGIVAAIGPLIRQHSYEVGGEFVERFIEADAENALFFIPAAREGHAMFDLAGLIRMRLENAGILVIDDVGVDTYSDQRFYSYRRSVHRNEPDYGRHVHAIALEA, translated from the coding sequence ATGAGGCTCGGCTCCCCGCTGCTCTCGGCCATTCCCGGCCTGCGCCACGCCTTCTTCACCCGCGAGGGCGGCGTGTCCGGCGGCGTCTATGAAAGCCTCAATGGCGGTATCGGCTCGAACGACGATCCCGCCGATGTCAGGGAAAACCGCCGCCGGATGGCGGGGCAGATGGGCGTCATGCCGGAACATTTTCTCAGCGTGCATCAGACCCATTCGCCTGACGTCGTGGTCGCCACCGGACCCTGGCAAGGCGCGTCGCGGCCCCGCGCCGACGCCATCGTCACGCGCACCGAAGGTCTCGCCATCGGCGTCACCACGGCCGATTGCGGACCGATCTTGCTGGCCGATCCGAACGCGCGCGTGATCGGCGCCGCGCATGCGGGGTGGAAGGGCGCCCTGACCGGCATCGTGGAATCCACCGTCGAGGCCATGGAAAAACTCGGCGCCGGACGCGGCGGCATCGTCGCCGCCATCGGCCCCCTGATCCGCCAGCACTCTTACGAAGTCGGCGGCGAATTCGTCGAGCGGTTCATCGAGGCCGACGCGGAGAATGCGCTGTTCTTCATTCCCGCCGCGCGCGAGGGCCACGCGATGTTCGATCTGGCCGGCTTGATCCGGATGCGGCTCGAAAACGCCGGCATCCTTGTCATCGACGATGTCGGCGTCGACACCTATTCCGACCAGCGCTTCTACAGCTACCGCCGCTCGGTGCATCGCAACGAGCCGGATTATGGCCGGCATGTGCATGCGATTGCTCTCGAAGCTTAG
- a CDS encoding class I SAM-dependent methyltransferase, with protein MTEYSPLQSEIKKLIKSSGPMPVWRYMELCLTHPRHGYYVSRDPLGREGDFTTAPEVSQMFGELLGLWTASVWKAIGSPSLLRLIELGPGRGTMMADALRALRVLPPLYQALSVHLVEINPVLREKQRATLSGVRNIAWHDGIDDIPDGPAVILANEYFDVLPIHQVVKREAGWHERVVEIDPGGRLVFGAAAEPVPRFEILLPPLVQAAPVGAVFEWRPDAEIMKIASRVRDQDGAALIIDYGHLRSDVGDTFQAIARHSFTDPLNNPGQADVTAHVDFQALARAADDLGARVHGPVQQGDFLRRLGIETRALTLMAKASHEVSEDISGALKRLTEGGRGGMGSMFKVLAVSEPHLTTLAGFGDEQPDTRDELP; from the coding sequence GTGACCGAGTATTCGCCGCTCCAGTCGGAGATCAAGAAGCTGATCAAGTCGTCCGGCCCGATGCCGGTCTGGCGCTACATGGAGCTGTGCCTGACCCATCCCAGGCACGGCTATTATGTGTCGCGCGATCCGCTGGGACGCGAGGGTGATTTCACCACCGCGCCCGAAGTCAGCCAGATGTTCGGCGAATTGCTGGGGCTTTGGACGGCGTCGGTATGGAAGGCGATCGGTTCGCCGTCGTTGCTGCGGCTGATCGAACTCGGACCCGGCCGCGGTACCATGATGGCGGATGCCCTGCGCGCGCTGCGGGTGTTGCCGCCGCTCTATCAGGCGCTGAGCGTCCATTTGGTCGAGATCAATCCGGTGCTGCGCGAAAAACAGAGGGCGACGCTGTCGGGGGTACGCAACATCGCCTGGCACGACGGCATCGACGACATCCCCGACGGTCCGGCGGTCATTCTCGCCAACGAATATTTCGACGTGCTGCCGATTCACCAGGTGGTGAAGCGCGAGGCCGGCTGGCACGAGCGCGTGGTGGAGATCGACCCCGGCGGCAGGCTGGTGTTCGGCGCCGCCGCCGAGCCTGTGCCGCGCTTCGAGATCCTGCTGCCGCCGCTGGTGCAGGCCGCGCCGGTCGGCGCCGTATTCGAGTGGCGGCCCGACGCCGAGATCATGAAGATCGCCAGCCGGGTGCGCGACCAGGATGGTGCGGCGCTGATCATCGATTATGGCCACCTGCGCAGCGACGTCGGCGATACCTTTCAGGCCATCGCGCGCCACAGCTTCACCGATCCCCTGAACAATCCCGGCCAGGCCGACGTGACAGCCCATGTCGATTTTCAGGCGCTGGCGCGCGCCGCCGACGATCTCGGCGCGCGCGTGCATGGCCCGGTGCAGCAGGGCGATTTCCTCAGGCGGCTCGGCATCGAAACCCGCGCGCTGACCCTGATGGCCAAGGCCAGCCATGAGGTTTCCGAGGACATTTCGGGCGCGTTGAAACGGCTGACCGAAGGCGGCCGCGGGGGCATGGGCTCGATGTTCAAGGTGCTCGCGGTCTCCGAACCGCACCTGACGACGCTGGCGGGGTTCGGCGACGAGCAGCCGGACACCAGGGACGAACTGCCATGA
- the lgt gene encoding prolipoprotein diacylglyceryl transferase — MPFLTIAFPVFDPIAIAIGPIAIRWYALAYIGGIVLGWIYARALIKNERLWGGPAPITLLQLDDFILWVTVGIILGGRTGYVLFYNLPFFIQHPAEIFELWKGGMSFHGGFLGCVAAVILFCRKNDLPILSLGDITTAVGPIGLFLGRLANFINSELWGRPADPSLPWAMIFPNGGPLPRHPSQLYEAGLEGIVLFTVLAVMIRMGALKRPGLILGSFIAFYGFARITGEFFREPDPQLGFLWGGLTMGMLLSVPMIIAGAIIIVVAWRRKATKQPPNSVQGRP; from the coding sequence ATGCCCTTCCTCACCATCGCCTTTCCGGTGTTCGATCCGATCGCGATCGCCATCGGGCCGATCGCGATCCGCTGGTATGCGCTGGCCTATATCGGCGGCATCGTGCTGGGGTGGATTTACGCCCGCGCGCTGATCAAGAACGAAAGACTGTGGGGCGGGCCGGCGCCGATCACGCTGCTGCAGCTCGACGATTTCATCCTGTGGGTGACGGTCGGCATCATCCTCGGCGGCCGTACCGGCTACGTGCTGTTCTACAATCTCCCGTTCTTCATCCAGCATCCCGCCGAAATTTTCGAATTGTGGAAGGGCGGCATGTCGTTCCACGGCGGCTTTCTGGGTTGCGTCGCCGCGGTGATCTTGTTCTGCCGGAAGAACGACCTTCCGATCCTGTCGCTCGGCGATATCACCACCGCGGTCGGGCCGATCGGGCTGTTTCTCGGCCGGCTGGCCAATTTCATCAACAGCGAGCTGTGGGGACGTCCGGCGGATCCCAGCCTGCCCTGGGCGATGATATTTCCCAATGGCGGCCCGCTGCCGCGCCATCCCAGCCAGCTTTACGAGGCGGGGCTGGAGGGAATCGTGCTGTTTACGGTGCTGGCGGTGATGATTCGCATGGGCGCGCTGAAGCGGCCGGGGCTGATCCTCGGCAGCTTCATCGCCTTTTACGGTTTTGCGCGTATCACCGGCGAATTCTTCAGGGAGCCCGACCCGCAGCTCGGATTTTTGTGGGGCGGGCTGACCATGGGTATGTTGTTGTCGGTACCGATGATTATTGCAGGCGCGATCATTATTGTGGTGGCATGGCGTCGGAAAGCGACGAAGCAGCCACCGAACTCCGTTCAAGGCAGGCCGTGA